The Planctomycetota bacterium region AAAGGCCGCCGTCGCCCGTGATCATAACAAGAAGCCGGCCGCCGCGGTGCTTTTCTGCGCGCCGCTCCCGACGGATTTCGATCGGATCCTACCGGCCCGGCGCTCCACGGGAAAAAGATATAGAATAGCGCCGCGGACGCGCCGCCGGCGCGTGCCGACTGTACATTAGAGTAGGACGGGGGGCCGAACGTGGGGCGAGCGATTCCGATGGCCGCGCTGCTGATCCTCGGCGGCTTTTCGAGGACCGAAGCGGACGAGCGGTCCTCCCGCCGGGACGGTGCCGCTCCGATCGACTTCAACCGCGACATCCGGCCCATTCTGTCGGATCGCTGCGTCCTCTGTCATGGTCCGGATTCGAAATCGCGCACTTCGGCGCTGCGGCTGGACACGCGCGAAGGGGCCACGGCGGACCTCGGAGGCTACGCGGCGATCGTGCCCGGAAAGCCGGAAAAGAGCGAGCTTGTTCGGCGGATCACGTCGCGGGACCCCGGGGAGGCCATGCCGCCGCCGAAATCGGGCAAGAAGCTCACGGCCCGGGAGGTGGAGCTTCTGAGGCGGTGGATCGCGGAGGGGGCGCCGTACGAGCGGCACTGGGCGTTC contains the following coding sequences:
- a CDS encoding c-type cytochrome domain-containing protein; this translates as MAALLILGGFSRTEADERSSRRDGAAPIDFNRDIRPILSDRCVLCHGPDSKSRTSALRLDTREGATADLGGYAAIVPGKPEKSELVRRITSRDPGEAMPPPKSGKKLTAREVELLRRWIAEGAPYERHWAF